The Misgurnus anguillicaudatus chromosome 21, ASM2758022v2, whole genome shotgun sequence genome includes a window with the following:
- the c21h4orf54 gene encoding uncharacterized protein C4orf54 homolog: MAASEKTLIYRDDTASFKNLISKDLRLIAPQEESHYVDLNDLLDLKLDNTNAVKATCTGDTSQLDRIHLNASSEKIHESNNYSGCQMDCKLKEKAGKSCFIETDPSKVHQVNKNDMDCTETHAEPDLNSENAPGQLETQGTDNDNDQYTELYMSSSKSESDDDVTVVLSDDGTSEVHEDESHYITTHEIQLLELDHDVDYDYETGSSWDIERDHQVYSFVDYAFFDSDETIVTKEASMKSHHAQATTSAAVISNKPEDNLCDSDKCPSSSESLSKKQNSAGQIQLSIKATSRAINEPSQHKQRGDISRYVLKEVGAKGDKVRDNAKCFIAVPGRLHFGSKVKSKDVNEYSSGESSAVSELDDADKEVRNLTARSFKSLAYPYFDAINFSTSSESSASEHGLGINRWSTFVDLKYGNVNMPKSRDQSFLANKGTTSNLQFARKKDGKGITGLTLTSMRAPPVEIFAINGNLVGRKNASSTTKKIELMGKFSQGQSGVIRLTETLNFRCNVKSGQPENERRVKTAQNAGGSRSTDEVTNTLPSAQESEASQQPCNTWETMEDTHKKAVFASSLLKNVISKKIQFEQERKMERGEICETHHAPSPCFATHEHEAQKEKVKRKSSKGLQRQSSKFSEADSDYTIVCVDELGDIVDSNSSDAKDDGHTEEAFTSAPETNVDSANEAANDTKKGAFDASKSTLLRSQNSAFRSWKDEELEFQKEHKNDKNPEGKLQPPHECPRETNLYVESPTSKHTKMSHLFVPSIQLPSAERECSKSPPNIIDSVRDQGEKLRSNTLHVTDASRGAVKSKSPEIKISLRSVRDNKSHPFDIAKLLTPNISCNAAGPLKTADDTRCQALPAALKGESSGEKIPHFIVRDIRDNKGKLQPPIHQVRDVRKLVKSSYHFVPLDSQDKSTHLTSEGEHKTPKQSACLNSASLSPIVIKCQSVNTNSNFKQSENLIDLSKRRFSDDVLEQDASSSQVPTEGAKNESMQIQKTVNTLPLDSPKQEVPAGLRIEASGNKQDKMSDISEKKTEPKIANQGALEKLQAAVKTMEQLYVFDKKEWKRKSEPQKITDSHVLSLIAREEHGGTLEEQECNAIAPTINIDRLVRRDSNTEKASSDGPLLTQSEMPAKKQDKETPNPSTTPITHKEKTDPKPLVQQTATPSKKTALRHSQKPLATATSCIKTQQTDASASLTSKGLAPKSPKLPVCLKTSQRKRIIEERERPNGSETEFAPLQFTSTADSENYLTIPVKPHATSAVKKTNRSELGKTAVPATGGKTRTASPPSYLSHSEVRGHREIHPSPKRSSIAMETRSPDTPTATIYHTSLPLTMQAAQPQVICFSPAVQPSPVQTEHFQPTQRKMLLDPTTGNYYLVDTPVQPVTRRLFDPETGQYVDIPMPQQPPMTPVPLPISPLALSPGAYGHTYMFYPGYMPTTMIPTHAIQSQLSMQSEAEEGDKSHLHMRQQEDTAYMESAYYMPSGNSSHATSAAQHITTSRLSNSKQPIISISSQHGPRIIAPPSFDGTTMSFVVEHR; the protein is encoded by the coding sequence ATGGCGGCATCGGAGAAAACGCTCATTTACCGAGACGACACCGCTTCGTTTAAGAATTTGATTTCAAAGGATTTGCGCCTAATAGCTCCTCAGGAAGAGTCCCATTATGTGGATCTAAACGACTTGCTGGATCTAAAATTAGACAACACAAATGCAGTGAAAGCGACATGTACTGGCGACACAAGTCAACTTGACCGGATTCATTTAAATGCGTCAAGTGAAAAAATACACGAATCCAATAATTATTCCGGATGTCAAATGGACTGCAAGTTAAAAGAGAAAGCGGGAAAGTCTTGCTTTATTGAAACAGACCCTTCGAAAGTACATCAAGTCAATAAAAATGACATGGACTGTACCGAAACACATGCCGAACCGGACCTTAATTCAGAGAACGCGCCCGGCCAGTTGGAGACACAAGGCACAGACAATGACAATGACCAGTACACAGAACTGTATATGAGCAGCAGCAAAAGTGAGTCGGACGACGATGTTACTGTGGTGCTTTCAGATGATGGCACGTCAGAAGTTCACGAAGATGAGTCTCATTATATTACAACCCATGAAATCCAGCTTTTGGAGTTGGACCATGATGTGGATTATGACTATGAAACGGGATCGAGTTGGGACATCGAGCGCGACCACCAGGTCTACTCGTTTGTCGATTATGCTTTTTTCGACAGCGATGAAACGATAGTAACCAAAGAAGCAAGTATGAAAAGCCATCATGCGCAGGCCACGACAAGCGCTGCAGTTATAAGCAATAAGCCGGAGGACAATCTCTGTGATTCCGACAAATGCCCCAGCTCAAGCGAGAGCCTGTCAAAAAAACAGAACAGCGCCGGGCAGATTCAGTTATCCATTAAAGCCACTTCACGCGCTATAAATGAGCCAAGTCAACACAAACAACGTGGAGATATAAGTCGTTATGTTTTGAAAGAGGTGGGTGCAAAAGGCGACAAAGTGCGTGACAACGCAAAGTGTTTTATTGCTGTGCCGGGGCGCTTGCACTTTGGCAGCAAAGTGAAAAGCAAAGATGTGAACGAGTACTCAAGCGGTGAGTCCAGCGCAGTGAGCGAGCTGGATGACGCAGATAAGGAGGTGCGCAACCTCACTGCCAGATCATTTAAAAGTTTGGCATACCCATATTTCGATGCCATTAATTTTAGTACTTCCAGTGAGTCTTCGGCATCGGAGCATGGACTGGGAATCAACAGGTGGTCGACGTTTGTTGACCTAAAGTATGGCAATGTAAACATGCCTAAATCACGAGATCAAAGCTTTCTAGCTAATAAAGGCACCACATCAAACTTACAGTTCGCCAGAAAGAAGGACGGTAAGGGGATAACAGGGTTGACATTAACAAGTATGCGAGCGCCCCCCGTTGAGATATTTGCTATCAATGGCAATTTAGTTGGTCGTAAAAACGCATCGTCAACAACGAAAAAGATTGAACTTATGGGGAAGTTTTCACAAGGTCAAAGTGGGGTCATAAGGCTGACCGAAACATTAAATTTTCGGTGTAATGTTAAATCCGGGCAGCCAGAAAATGAAAGGCGCGTGAAAACTGCACAAAACGCTGGAGGATCACGTTCCACAGATGAAGTTACAAACACCTTGCCAAGCGCTCAGGAGAGTGAGGCCAGCCAGCAACCCTGCAATACATGGGAAACCATGGAAGACACGCACAAGAAAGCAGTATTCGCATCGAGTCTCCTCAAAAATGTCATCTCCAAGAAAATACAGTTTGAGCAAGAGCGCAAAATGGAGAGGGGCGAGATTTGCGAAACCCACCACGCGCCTTCTCCGTGTTTTGCGACGCATGAACACGAAGCGCAGAAGGAGAAAGTGAAAAGGAAAAGTTCCAAAGGGCTGCAGAGGCAAAGCTCGAAATTCTCAGAAGCTGACTCTGACTACACCATCGTCTGCGTGGATGAACTTGGGGACATAGTGGACAGTAATTCAAGCGATGCGAAAGACGACGGTCACACAGAAGAGGCTTTTACCAGTGCACCAGAAACGAATGTGGATTCGGCGAATGAAGCTGCGAATGATACTAAAAAAGGAGCATTCGATGCATCCAAAAGCACCCTGCTTCGAAGCCAAAATAGCGCGTTCAGATCGTGGAAGGACGAGGAGCTAGAGTTTCAAAAGGAACATAAAAACGATAAAAACCCTGAAGGGAAACTACAACCGCCGCACGAGTGCCCGAGGGAAACGAACTTATACGTCGAGTCGCCGACCAGCAAACACACTAAAATGTCACATTTGTTCGTGCCGAGTATCCAGCTTCCGTCCGCGGAGAGGGAATGCAGCAAATCGCCGCCGAATATAATTGATTCCGTGCGCGATCAAGGAGAGAAACTGCGCTCAAACACCCTGCACGTTACAGACGCATCGCGCGGCGCTGTAAAATCCAAGTCACCAGAAATTAAAATTAGTTTACGGAGCGTACGGGATAACAAAAGCCACCCGTTCGATATCGCGAAGCTGTTGACCCCCAATATAAGCTGTAACGCGGCGGGGCCGTTAAAGACAGCTGATGACACCAGATGCCAAGCGCTCCCCGCTGCGTTAAAGGGTGAGTCGTCGGGTGAGAAAATTCCTCACTTCATAGTCAGAGACATTAGAGATAACAAGGGTAAACTACAGCCACCTATACACCAGGTTAGAGACGTGCGTAAATTAGTTAAGAGCTCGTACCACTTTGTGCCTTTGGACAGTCAAGACAAGTCTACCCATTTGACTTCAGAAGGGGAGCACAAAACACCAAAGCAGAGCGCATGCCTAAATTCAGCTTCTCTCTCGCCCATCGTGATTAAATGTCAGTCCGTGAATACAAATAGCAATTTCAAGCAATCTGAAAATTTAATAGACTTATCTAAGCGAAGATTTTCAGATGATGTGCTTGAGCAGGACGCGTCATCCTCACAAGTTCCTACAGAGGGCGCCAAAAATGAGAGCATGCAGATCCAAAAAACAGTTAACACACTGCCTTTAGACAGCCCAAAGCAAGAGGTTCCAGCTGGTTTAAGAATTGAGGCAAGTGGCAATAAACAAGATAAAATGAGTGACATAAGTGAGAAAAAAACTGAACCCAAGATTGCCAACCAGGGTGCCTTGGAGAAATTGCAAGCTGCTGTCAAAACGATGGAGCAGCTGTATGTTTTTGACAAGAAAGAATGGAAGAGAAAATCAGAGCCTCAAAAAATAACGGATAGCCACGTGCTCTCACTTATTGCCAGGGAAGAGCATGGGGGGACGCTGGAGGAACAGGAATGCAATGCTATTGCACCCACAATAAACATAGATAGGCTTGTGAGACGAGATTCAAACACAGAGAAAGCCTCATCTGATGGACCTTTGTTGACCCAGTCTGAGATGCCTgcaaaaaaacaagacaaggAGACCCCCAACCCATCAACCACTCCAATCACTCACAAAGAGAAAACTGACCCTAAACCACTCGTGCAGCAAACAGCAACACCCAGTAAGAAAACAGCCCTGAGACACAGTCAAAAGCCTTTAGCCACAGCAACAAGTTGCATAAAAACACAGCAAACAGATGCATCAGCATCTCTCACTTCGAAGGGCCTGGCACCAAAGTCTCCAAAACTACCTGTGTGCTTGAAGACATCTCAACGAAAGCGCATTATAGAGGAGAGAGAAAGGCCAAATGGCAGTGAGACTGAGTTTGCCCCTCTTCAGTTTACTTCCACAGCAGATTCTGAAAACTACCTAACCATACCCGTGAAGCCCCACGCCACCTCCGccgttaaaaaaacaaacagatctGAACTCGGGAAAACAGCAGTTCCAGCCACGGGAGGTAAAACACGAACTGCCAGTCCACCATCTTATCTCAGTCACAGTGAAGTAAGAGGACACAGAGAGATCCATCCGTCCCCAAAGCGATCATCTATTGCCATGGAGACACGGTCCCCAGATACCCCTACTGCCACTATTTACCATACATCTCTGCCTCTTACGATGCAAGCAGCTCAACCTCAGGTGATTTGTTTCTCTCCTGCAGTTCAACCTTCCCCGGTCCAAACAGAGCACTTTCAGCCCACCCAAAGAAAGATGCTTTTGGATCCCACCACTGGAAACTACTACCTGGTGGACACTCCGGTCCAGCCGGTCACCAGGCGTCTTTTTGACCCAGAAACTGGGCAGTATGTGGACATCCCTATGCCTCAGCAGCCTCCAATGACCCCTGTCCCCTTGCCAATATCCCCTCTCGCCCTCAGTCCGGGGGCTTATGGCCATACCTACATGTTTTACCCAGGATACATGCCAACCACAATGATCCCCACCCATGCTATTCAGTCCCAGCTGTCTATGCAGTCAGAGGCAGAAGAAGGAGATAAATCCCATTTACACATGAGACAGCAGGAGGACACGGCTTACATGGAGAGCGCTTACTATATGCCATCTGGGAATTCGTCACACGCAACGTCTGCAGCCCAACACATTACCACCAGCAGGTTATCCAACAGCAAGCAGCCTATCATCAGCATAAGCTCCCAGCACGGGCCAAGGATCATTGCTCCCCCCTCCTTTGATGGCACAACCATGAGCTTTGTGGTGGAGCATCGGTAA